The nucleotide sequence GAGAAAGAAGTGATGGAATAGAATTAGGCGTATAATTTCTTATGCATGTGCGTTATACTTAAATTAATTTATTGAAGAAAAATTTGAGGTGCAAAACATGAAGCTAGTTGTTGGTCTCGGCAATCCGGGGGCAAAATATGCAGGTACGAGGCATAATATCGGTTTTGATGTGATTGAGGAGTTAGCTGAACGTTTCAATTCCCCCCTCACAGAGGCAAAGCACAAAGGGGTTTATACGATTGTGCGAAAGGGAACAGAGAAAGCGATTTTGCTTAAGCCGCTTACATACATGAACCTGTCCGGAGAAAGCATCGGGGAGGTTATGCGCTATTATGATGTGGCAACAGAGGATGTTGTTGTGATTTATGATGATCTAGACTTGCCAACCGGCCGTATCCGCCTTCGACAAAAAGGCAGTGCAGGCGGGCATAATGGAATAAAGTCAACTATTGCTCATCTTGGTACGCAAAACTTTAATCGCATCCGTATTGGGATTGACCGCCCAGTTCCTCCGATGAAGGTGGTTGATTACGTATTAGGCAAATTTACGGAGGATGAGCAGGAAAAAATGAAACAGGCTGTTTCAAAGAGTGCGGATGCAGTAGAAGCATGGTTGGAAAAGCCGTTTCTTGAAGTAATGAACGAATATAACATTCAAACGTGAATAAATGCTTTCTTCTTTGCCTATACTAACGTTAACTACATAGTAGAGGTTAGCAGCAAAGGAGGAGGCACATGGCCATTCATTACGTTTGCCGCCATTGCGGAACGACAGTTGGGAGTCTTAAACAGCCAGTTGTTTCAAGCCGGCAGCTTGGCATTCACGCACTGACGGAAGACGAGAGAATAGAGATGGTTCAATACGATTCTGAAGGTAACGTGACAATAACAACAATATGTGAAGATTGTGAGGAGTCTCTTCAAAGAAACCCTGATTTTCACCAATACGATTATTTTATACATTAAAGCAGCTTTGGACAGCGATCCAAAGCATTTTTCTGTTTTCCACCAGGGCAATACACAGACAGCCTTGGCTGAACGGACAGCAAAGCGTCCATTTAAGGGGAGGAAGAAAGTGTGAATAGTTTACAGAAAATTCTCTTACAAAATAATGATATTCAATCTATTTTTGATGGGGTAACAGGAGGGCTGAAGGAGCAACTGGCCGCAGGTCTTTCGGGATCATCAAGAGCCCTTTTTATTTCGGCTGC is from Bacillus sp. PK3_68 and encodes:
- the pth gene encoding aminoacyl-tRNA hydrolase, with the translated sequence MKLVVGLGNPGAKYAGTRHNIGFDVIEELAERFNSPLTEAKHKGVYTIVRKGTEKAILLKPLTYMNLSGESIGEVMRYYDVATEDVVVIYDDLDLPTGRIRLRQKGSAGGHNGIKSTIAHLGTQNFNRIRIGIDRPVPPMKVVDYVLGKFTEDEQEKMKQAVSKSADAVEAWLEKPFLEVMNEYNIQT
- a CDS encoding anti-sigma-F factor Fin family protein: MAIHYVCRHCGTTVGSLKQPVVSSRQLGIHALTEDERIEMVQYDSEGNVTITTICEDCEESLQRNPDFHQYDYFIH